Proteins encoded within one genomic window of Bacillus thuringiensis:
- a CDS encoding NprX family peptide pheromone produces MKKVVAGILTLAVVLTIVGGVQYTNKPDTYALYANTSQEVNL; encoded by the coding sequence ATGAAAAAAGTAGTAGCTGGAATTTTAACATTGGCAGTAGTGCTCACAATTGTGGGTGGAGTACAATATACGAATAAACCAGATACTTATGCATTATATGCTAATACATCGCAAGAAGTAAATTTATAA
- a CDS encoding helix-turn-helix domain-containing protein, whose amino-acid sequence MQQTLEKIGKQVFYKRLQQKMTQEELCQGICSVSYLSKIENGKIEASEEILQLLCARLEIAVTDLRDVEEDVKGKLDEWLNALIRLDKAQIERIRNELEDDMQSVLDFEIINYYKLLNIRYLLMKRDLPAIAEELEKLKKAYKKFSPFQKLLYTYSKGLLCCLQYKWKKGLEDLLETEIMAKELGYHETGIYYNIALTYSHLEIQHLTLHFANIALEAFRNEYKFRNVINCQILIALSYAEQGQYEEALKMYENILREAEAFADKDVLMSITLSNMGNIYYKKKKYQQAKEHYLESLQLQKQVDLNYIDTLYEMALSCIKLEQFEEAKGWINKGVIAAKREERFNTKLYSILMLQHKYFEEAKEYKEFLELEAIPFYKSAGNKIELKKVYIELAEYFSQSLKFEQSNQYYKLVIEMLEDHKEDGK is encoded by the coding sequence ATGCAACAAACATTAGAAAAAATAGGCAAACAAGTCTTTTACAAACGGCTACAGCAAAAAATGACACAAGAAGAATTATGTCAGGGCATTTGTTCTGTCTCATACTTAAGTAAAATCGAAAATGGAAAGATCGAAGCATCAGAAGAAATTCTACAATTGCTCTGCGCAAGATTAGAAATTGCCGTGACGGATTTGAGGGATGTAGAAGAAGATGTGAAGGGGAAGTTGGATGAATGGCTAAATGCATTAATTCGTTTGGATAAGGCGCAGATTGAACGCATACGTAATGAATTGGAAGATGATATGCAAAGTGTTCTAGATTTTGAAATCATAAATTATTATAAACTACTTAATATACGCTATTTACTGATGAAAAGAGATTTACCAGCAATCGCAGAAGAATTAGAGAAGCTTAAGAAGGCATATAAGAAATTTTCACCTTTTCAGAAGTTATTATATACGTATAGTAAGGGGTTATTATGCTGTTTACAATATAAGTGGAAAAAAGGATTAGAGGATTTACTTGAGACAGAGATCATGGCTAAAGAACTTGGATATCATGAGACAGGAATTTATTATAATATTGCACTTACTTATAGTCACTTGGAAATTCAGCATCTTACTTTACATTTTGCAAATATCGCATTAGAGGCATTTAGGAATGAGTATAAATTTCGAAATGTGATAAATTGTCAAATTCTCATTGCATTGAGTTATGCAGAACAAGGGCAATATGAAGAAGCTTTAAAAATGTATGAGAATATATTGAGGGAAGCGGAGGCTTTTGCAGATAAAGATGTTCTGATGTCTATTACTCTAAGTAATATGGGCAATATATATTACAAAAAGAAAAAATATCAGCAAGCAAAAGAACACTATTTAGAGAGTTTACAACTTCAAAAACAAGTAGATTTAAATTATATAGATACATTATACGAAATGGCACTATCGTGTATTAAATTAGAACAATTTGAAGAAGCAAAAGGATGGATTAATAAAGGTGTTATTGCTGCTAAACGTGAAGAGCGTTTTAATACAAAATTGTATTCGATTCTTATGCTTCAACATAAGTATTTTGAAGAAGCGAAAGAGTACAAAGAATTTTTAGAATTAGAAGCGATACCTTTTTATAAATCAGCAGGAAATAAAATTGAATTAAAGAAAGTATATATAGAACTTGCAGAATATTTTTCTCAATCATTAAAATTTGAGCAAAGTAATCAATATTATAAATTAGTTATTGAAATGTTAGAAGATCATAAGGAGGATGGAAAATGA
- a CDS encoding RNase A-like domain-containing lipoprotein, with the protein MKRISSLFLSSLLALMLILSGCAGKEQKTEKPTGNQSTSVEKISDNILDEMEGPPKNGHTIERHVGKSEEDLKNRLKTDKVSAASTYYDKETATKAVKDSLKQHDKEIQDWLKNSKEARLVLNTTHSFPVGKTVIKKNMNVKDKLVKTVTVLARDKSGDLGYKIITSYPSDK; encoded by the coding sequence ATGAAACGAATAAGTAGTCTTTTCTTGAGTAGTTTATTGGCATTAATGCTGATCTTAAGTGGATGTGCAGGAAAAGAACAAAAAACAGAGAAACCAACAGGGAATCAATCGACATCAGTAGAAAAAATTAGTGATAATATTTTAGATGAAATGGAAGGGCCGCCTAAAAATGGTCATACGATTGAAAGACATGTAGGAAAATCAGAAGAAGATTTAAAGAATCGCTTGAAGACAGATAAAGTATCAGCGGCAAGTACATACTATGATAAGGAAACAGCGACGAAAGCTGTAAAAGATAGTTTGAAGCAGCATGATAAGGAAATTCAAGATTGGTTAAAAAATTCTAAAGAGGCTCGTCTCGTATTAAATACAACGCATTCATTCCCGGTTGGAAAAACGGTAATAAAGAAAAATATGAATGTAAAAGACAAGTTAGTAAAAACTGTTACTGTTTTAGCGAGAGATAAGTCAGGAGATTTAGGGTATAAGATCATTACTTCTTATCCATCTGATAAATAA
- a CDS encoding heavy metal translocating P-type ATPase, with protein sequence MAEALVKKKLMLEGLDCANCAMKIEKGVGNIEGVNSCSVNFATKTMILETAQNKENEVVTEAKQLVTKLEPHIKVQEEQKNKIAKEVFILEGLDCANCAMKIENKVKEMPAVSEATVDFVSKKLRVEVANKRELEATVANITNVVQKLEPDVKVVREEKNGHDHGHSHDHGEANVKKMVGRLVVGGILTAIAALAGLPQMVTIPLFVLAYLLIGGDIVWRAVRNITRGQVFDENFLMAIATVGAFAIQQYSEAVAVMLFYQVGELFQSIAVNRSRKSITSLMDIRPDYANVKVGNETKQVSPEDVQIGDYIIVKPGEKVPLDGKVIEGTSMVDTSALTGESVPREVEVGNDVLSGFVNQNGVLTIEVTKEFGESTVSKILDLVQNASSKKAPTENFITKFARYYTPVVVITAAIMAFIPPLILEGATFSEWIYRALVFLVISCPCALVVSIPLGFFGGIGGASKSGVLVKGSNYLEALNDVKYIVFDKTGTLTKGVFKVTKMEPSEGITSEELLEYAAFAEVYSNHPIAQSIRKAYGKSIDEKIIDDYNEISGHGTVVKVQGKEIFAGNAKLMRKENIEFKQPETVGTLVHVAVDGKYAGYIVISDEVKEDSKQAIQKLKELGIKKTVMLTGDAKPVGEAVGKELGLDEVHAELLPQQKVEEIEKIDAAKHGKEKIAFVGDGINDTPVLARADVGIAMGGLGSDAAIEAADIVIMTDEPSKIATAVKIAKRTRSIVWQNIIFALGVKGIVLLLGAFGIATMWEAVFSDVGVTLLAVLNAMRVLRVKDL encoded by the coding sequence ATGGCTGAAGCATTAGTGAAAAAGAAACTGATGTTAGAAGGTTTAGATTGTGCGAATTGTGCAATGAAAATTGAAAAAGGTGTTGGAAATATAGAAGGAGTGAATTCTTGCTCTGTAAACTTCGCAACAAAGACAATGATCTTAGAAACAGCACAAAATAAAGAAAACGAAGTTGTTACGGAAGCAAAACAACTCGTTACAAAATTAGAACCGCATATTAAAGTGCAAGAAGAACAAAAAAATAAAATTGCTAAAGAAGTATTTATATTAGAAGGTTTAGATTGCGCGAACTGTGCAATGAAAATTGAAAATAAAGTGAAGGAAATGCCAGCTGTCTCAGAAGCAACTGTTGATTTCGTATCGAAGAAACTACGAGTAGAAGTTGCGAATAAAAGAGAACTAGAAGCGACTGTAGCAAATATAACAAATGTCGTTCAAAAGTTAGAGCCAGATGTGAAAGTTGTTCGTGAAGAGAAGAACGGTCATGACCACGGACATAGTCACGATCATGGTGAAGCAAACGTGAAAAAGATGGTAGGGAGATTAGTGGTCGGCGGAATTTTGACAGCAATTGCTGCATTAGCGGGCTTACCACAAATGGTAACAATTCCGTTATTCGTCCTTGCTTATTTATTAATAGGTGGAGATATCGTTTGGAGAGCGGTAAGAAACATAACTCGTGGCCAAGTATTTGATGAAAACTTCTTAATGGCAATTGCAACTGTAGGAGCTTTTGCAATTCAGCAATATTCAGAAGCTGTAGCAGTAATGCTATTTTATCAAGTAGGAGAACTATTCCAAAGTATTGCGGTAAATCGTTCTCGAAAATCAATCACTTCATTAATGGATATTCGTCCTGATTATGCGAATGTAAAGGTTGGAAATGAAACGAAACAAGTATCACCAGAAGATGTACAAATTGGCGATTATATTATCGTTAAGCCAGGTGAGAAAGTACCGTTAGATGGAAAAGTAATTGAAGGAACATCAATGGTAGATACTTCAGCATTAACTGGTGAATCTGTACCACGTGAAGTTGAAGTTGGAAATGATGTATTAAGTGGCTTTGTGAACCAAAACGGTGTATTAACAATTGAAGTTACAAAAGAATTCGGTGAATCGACTGTATCAAAAATTTTAGATTTAGTTCAAAATGCAAGCAGTAAAAAAGCACCAACGGAAAACTTTATTACGAAGTTTGCACGTTACTATACTCCAGTTGTAGTTATTACAGCGGCGATCATGGCGTTTATTCCACCACTTATTTTAGAAGGAGCTACATTCTCTGAGTGGATTTATAGAGCTTTAGTGTTCTTAGTAATCTCTTGTCCATGTGCGTTAGTTGTATCTATTCCTCTTGGATTCTTTGGAGGTATTGGTGGTGCATCTAAAAGTGGTGTGTTAGTAAAAGGAAGTAACTATTTAGAAGCTTTAAATGATGTAAAATATATTGTTTTTGACAAAACAGGAACATTAACAAAAGGTGTTTTTAAAGTTACAAAAATGGAACCGAGCGAAGGTATTACAAGTGAAGAGTTATTAGAGTATGCGGCATTTGCTGAAGTATATTCTAACCATCCGATTGCCCAATCTATTCGAAAGGCATATGGAAAATCAATTGATGAAAAAATAATCGATGATTATAACGAAATTTCTGGTCACGGTACAGTCGTAAAAGTACAAGGAAAAGAAATTTTTGCAGGTAATGCAAAATTAATGAGAAAAGAAAATATTGAATTTAAACAACCAGAAACAGTAGGTACATTAGTTCACGTTGCTGTAGATGGAAAATATGCAGGTTATATTGTTATCTCTGATGAGGTAAAAGAGGATTCGAAACAAGCGATTCAAAAGTTAAAAGAACTAGGTATTAAAAAGACAGTAATGTTAACTGGTGATGCAAAACCAGTTGGTGAAGCTGTCGGTAAAGAGTTAGGCTTAGATGAAGTTCATGCGGAATTACTACCGCAACAAAAAGTAGAAGAGATTGAAAAAATTGATGCAGCGAAGCACGGAAAAGAAAAAATTGCCTTCGTTGGTGATGGTATTAACGATACACCAGTATTAGCCCGTGCAGACGTTGGTATTGCGATGGGTGGTTTAGGATCAGATGCAGCAATTGAAGCGGCAGACATCGTTATTATGACTGATGAGCCTTCAAAAATTGCGACAGCTGTAAAAATTGCAAAACGCACAAGAAGTATAGTTTGGCAAAATATCATCTTTGCCTTAGGTGTAAAAGGGATTGTTTTATTACTTGGTGCTTTCGGTATTGCAACAATGTGGGAAGCAGTTTTCTCAGATGTTGGTGTGACACTACTGGCAGTATTAAATGCAATGCGTGTACTAAGAGTGAAAGATTTATAA
- a CDS encoding LCP family protein, translating to MMKSDTNKDTRAKKGRSKKKRLLWFLLIPLLIIALGAGGYSFHIYSKAKSILSNAYSELGRGDKSSKREKAVKPMTDNISVLIMGVDESDIRDKNYGKATRTDALLLATINKNDKSVKLVSIPRDSRVYIKSRDKYDKITHAHVFGGVDSTIDTVEKFLDVPVDYYVKFNFKSFIKIVDSLGGITVDVPVEFTEQNSKDEPDAIHLKKGRQHLNGEEALALARTRHIDSDYMRGQRQQLVLEAIAEKALSLNSINKIGGLLDAVDKDLKTNLTFDDMMTIAKNSMDSNLKMDKMQVDGTDKYINGIYYYVPNETSVNNISTTLQEHLGVTNKNEHKKL from the coding sequence ATGATGAAATCCGATACGAACAAAGATACTCGAGCCAAAAAAGGACGCTCAAAGAAAAAACGCCTACTTTGGTTCCTTCTTATTCCATTACTGATTATAGCACTTGGAGCAGGAGGATATTCCTTCCATATATACAGTAAAGCAAAATCAATTTTAAGTAATGCCTATTCTGAACTTGGTCGCGGAGATAAATCCAGCAAACGTGAAAAAGCCGTTAAACCTATGACTGACAACATTTCCGTACTTATTATGGGTGTTGATGAAAGTGATATTAGGGACAAGAATTATGGGAAAGCAACTCGTACAGATGCACTATTACTTGCAACAATTAATAAAAACGATAAATCTGTTAAACTTGTCAGTATTCCACGTGACTCACGTGTCTATATTAAATCACGTGATAAATACGATAAAATTACACATGCGCACGTATTCGGTGGTGTGGACAGCACCATTGATACGGTAGAGAAATTTTTGGATGTTCCAGTTGACTACTATGTAAAATTCAACTTTAAATCCTTTATTAAAATTGTCGATTCCCTTGGTGGTATTACTGTCGATGTTCCGGTTGAGTTCACAGAACAAAACAGCAAAGACGAACCAGATGCAATTCATCTGAAAAAAGGACGCCAACATTTAAATGGAGAAGAGGCGTTAGCACTAGCTAGAACTCGTCATATCGATAGTGATTATATGCGCGGGCAACGACAACAGCTTGTTCTAGAAGCTATTGCTGAAAAAGCACTATCTCTTAATTCCATTAATAAAATTGGTGGCCTATTAGATGCTGTCGATAAAGACTTAAAAACCAATTTAACTTTTGATGATATGATGACAATTGCCAAAAACTCAATGGATTCCAATTTAAAGATGGACAAAATGCAAGTAGACGGCACTGATAAATATATAAATGGTATTTATTATTACGTTCCAAATGAAACAAGCGTCAATAATATTTCGACGACATTACAAGAACATCTCGGTGTCACGAATAAAAATGAACATAAAAAATTATAA
- a CDS encoding VanW family protein: MKLSKILIGSAIAGGILLCVGGVGGYQYVSKLNNQLDTTALPNTTFEGISLDGKNKKDIQAIINQKITELDQKSLTYIFQNDKQTYTWKDLGVNYKEKDIIDKIFKEQEGNAMNRYKMRKQAEDGELKRDYKLTPQVNTTAYESFMKDKYNEILKNPVNAELSIEGTKVNISQSQNGEKIDKGKLTDLTQQAITSGTSDVTLPVTLLKPERSTEDIQKMGIKEVIAEYSTPMAGRNGNQSFNVNKSANTLSGVIVAPDETFSFNGRVGVTDAAHGYKSAAVYSQGKVIQSAGGGVCQVSSTLYSAALRADLGIVSRSNHSMPVNYLPLGQDAAVADYGPDLKFKNNTGNHIYIQAFSNGGSITTRIFGTNTGKNVEVSSQVVSRTGDKITAVTYKKVTQNGEVVSNGQISKSVYKSAPTQ; the protein is encoded by the coding sequence ATGAAGCTAAGTAAAATACTGATCGGTTCTGCAATTGCTGGGGGCATATTACTTTGTGTTGGCGGTGTTGGCGGATATCAATATGTATCCAAACTAAATAATCAATTAGATACTACTGCATTACCAAATACTACATTTGAAGGTATTTCTCTCGACGGAAAAAATAAAAAAGATATTCAAGCCATTATTAATCAAAAGATAACTGAGTTAGATCAAAAATCACTTACTTACATATTCCAAAATGATAAACAAACTTACACATGGAAAGATTTAGGGGTAAATTATAAAGAAAAAGATATTATCGACAAAATCTTTAAAGAACAAGAAGGAAACGCAATGAATCGTTACAAAATGCGGAAGCAAGCTGAAGACGGTGAATTAAAACGCGACTATAAATTAACACCTCAAGTAAATACAACTGCTTATGAAAGCTTTATGAAGGATAAATATAATGAAATATTAAAAAATCCTGTTAATGCAGAATTAAGTATTGAAGGCACTAAAGTAAATATTAGCCAAAGTCAAAATGGAGAAAAAATCGATAAAGGCAAGTTAACTGATTTAACGCAACAAGCCATTACTTCTGGCACATCCGACGTTACGTTACCAGTTACACTATTAAAACCTGAACGTTCTACAGAAGATATACAGAAAATGGGGATTAAAGAAGTAATCGCTGAATATTCGACTCCAATGGCTGGTCGTAATGGGAATCAATCCTTTAATGTAAATAAGTCAGCTAATACTTTAAGTGGCGTTATTGTCGCACCTGATGAAACATTTAGTTTTAATGGCCGCGTTGGCGTAACGGATGCTGCACATGGTTATAAATCCGCAGCCGTATATTCACAAGGTAAGGTTATACAAAGTGCAGGCGGAGGCGTTTGCCAAGTTAGTAGTACTTTATATAGCGCCGCTTTAAGGGCAGATTTAGGAATTGTTTCTCGAAGTAATCATTCTATGCCCGTAAATTATTTACCACTTGGGCAAGATGCAGCAGTAGCAGATTATGGTCCAGATTTAAAATTTAAAAACAATACAGGCAATCATATTTATATTCAAGCATTTTCAAATGGAGGTAGTATTACTACACGTATTTTCGGTACAAATACTGGTAAAAATGTTGAAGTTTCTTCTCAAGTAGTTAGTAGGACTGGTGATAAAATAACAGCAGTTACGTATAAAAAAGTAACACAAAACGGTGAAGTAGTATCTAATGGACAAATTTCAAAAAGCGTATATAAAAGCGCTCCAACACAATGA
- a CDS encoding nicotinate phosphoribosyltransferase codes for MTYYKDDSYALHTDLYQINMAYTYWKDGIHNRRSVFDLYFRKLPFENGYAVFAGLEKIVEYIENFSFTESDIAYLAELQFEEEFLHYLQNMKFTGTVRSMQEGEVVFNNEPLLRVDAPLGEAQIIETALLNIVNYQTLIATKAARMKHAANNDELLEFGTRRAHEFDAALWGTRAAFIGGFSSTSNVRAGKRFGIPVAGTHAHSFVQAYRDEYVAFKKYAETHKKCVFLVDTYDTLKSGVPNAIRVAKEFGDRIDFYGIRLDSGDMAYLSKKARKLLDEAGFTNTKIIASSDLDEYTIMHLKSQGAKIDVWGVGTKLITSFEQPALGAVYKLVAIEDTDGKLNDTIKISSNPEKITTPGLKRIYRIINRVNDHAEGDYIALDSEEPGKEERLKMFHPVHTYISKFVTNFEARELHKDIFVNGERTYELPGILDIQKYNEQSLALFWEEYMRTLNPEEYPVDLSQECWDHKMNYIQTVREQVEKNIQK; via the coding sequence ATGACTTATTATAAAGACGATAGCTATGCCTTACATACAGATTTATATCAAATTAATATGGCTTATACATATTGGAAAGATGGTATTCATAATCGCCGCTCGGTGTTTGATTTATACTTTCGAAAACTTCCATTTGAGAACGGTTACGCTGTTTTTGCTGGTCTTGAAAAAATTGTGGAGTACATAGAAAACTTCAGCTTTACCGAAAGCGATATCGCTTATTTAGCAGAGTTACAATTTGAAGAAGAATTTCTTCATTATTTACAAAATATGAAATTCACTGGGACAGTTCGAAGTATGCAAGAAGGTGAAGTTGTATTTAATAACGAGCCTTTATTACGTGTTGATGCACCACTCGGCGAAGCACAAATTATTGAAACTGCCCTATTAAACATTGTGAATTACCAAACATTAATTGCAACAAAAGCGGCTCGTATGAAGCACGCTGCAAATAATGATGAACTTTTAGAGTTTGGTACAAGACGTGCCCATGAGTTCGATGCCGCTCTTTGGGGCACACGTGCTGCATTTATTGGTGGTTTTTCATCTACAAGCAACGTACGAGCTGGGAAACGCTTCGGAATACCTGTAGCCGGTACACATGCTCACTCTTTCGTTCAAGCATATCGCGATGAATATGTTGCTTTCAAAAAATATGCTGAGACACATAAAAAGTGTGTGTTTCTTGTCGATACATACGACACTTTGAAATCTGGTGTTCCAAATGCAATTCGCGTTGCGAAGGAGTTTGGAGATCGTATCGATTTTTACGGAATTCGCCTTGATAGTGGGGATATGGCTTATTTATCTAAAAAAGCAAGAAAACTACTAGATGAAGCTGGGTTTACAAATACAAAAATTATTGCTTCTAGCGATTTAGATGAATACACAATTATGCACTTGAAATCTCAAGGAGCAAAAATTGATGTATGGGGCGTTGGAACAAAATTAATTACGTCCTTTGAGCAACCAGCGTTAGGGGCTGTTTATAAACTAGTTGCGATTGAAGATACTGATGGAAAATTAAATGATACAATTAAAATTTCATCTAACCCTGAAAAAATTACCACTCCAGGACTTAAGCGTATTTATCGCATTATCAATCGAGTGAACGATCATGCAGAAGGCGATTATATTGCGTTAGATTCTGAAGAACCTGGAAAAGAAGAACGCTTAAAAATGTTTCATCCTGTTCACACGTATATAAGTAAATTTGTAACAAACTTTGAAGCACGCGAACTGCATAAAGATATTTTCGTTAACGGTGAAAGAACATATGAATTACCTGGCATATTAGATATTCAAAAATATAATGAACAGAGTCTCGCACTATTTTGGGAAGAATATATGCGAACTTTAAATCCCGAAGAGTACCCTGTCGATTTAAGTCAAGAATGCTGGGATCATAAAATGAATTACATTCAAACTGTTCGAGAACAAGTTGAAAAAAATATACAAAAATAA
- a CDS encoding M4 family metallopeptidase gives MKKKSLALVLATGMAVTTFGGTGSAFADSKNVLSTKKYNETVQSPEFISGDLTGATGKQAESVVFDYLNAAKGDYKLGEKSAQDSFKVKQVKKDAVTDSTVLRLQQVYEGVPVWGSTQVAHVSKDGSLKVLSGTVAPDLDKKEKLKNKNKIEGAKAIEIAQKDLGVTPKYEVEPKADLYVYQNGEETTYAYVVNLNFLDPSPGNYYYFIEAESGKVLNKFNTIDHVTNDDKSPVKQEAPKQDAKAVVKPVTGTNKVGTGKGVLGDTKSLNTTLSGSSYYLQDNTRGATIFTYDAKNRSTLPGTLWADADNVFNAAYDAAAVDAHYYAGKTYDYYKATFNRNSINDAGAPLKSTVHYGSNYNNAFWNGSQMVYGDGDGVTFTSLSGGIDVIGHELTHAVTENSSNLIYQNESGALNEAISDIFGTLVEFYDNRNPDWEIGEDIYTPGKAGDALRSMSDPAKYGDPDHYSKRYTGSSDNGGVHTNSGIINKQAYLLANGGTHYGVTVTGIGKDKLGAIYYRANTQYFTQSTTFSQARAGAVQAAADLYGATSAEVAAVKQSFSAVGIN, from the coding sequence ATGAAAAAGAAAAGTTTAGCGTTAGTGTTAGCGACAGGAATGGCAGTTACAACGTTTGGAGGGACAGGCTCTGCATTTGCAGATTCTAAAAATGTGCTCTCTACTAAGAAGTACAATGAGACAGTACAGTCACCGGAGTTTATTTCTGGGGATTTAACTGGAGCAACTGGTAAGCAAGCAGAATCTGTTGTGTTTGATTATTTAAACGCAGCAAAAGGTGATTATAAGTTAGGGGAAAAGAGTGCGCAAGATTCTTTCAAAGTGAAACAAGTGAAGAAAGATGCTGTAACTGATTCAACAGTATTACGTTTGCAACAAGTATACGAAGGAGTACCTGTATGGGGTTCTACGCAAGTAGCTCACGTAAGTAAAGATGGTTCTTTAAAAGTATTGTCTGGAACAGTTGCACCTGATTTAGACAAAAAAGAAAAGTTAAAAAATAAAAATAAGATCGAAGGCGCAAAAGCGATTGAAATTGCGCAAAAAGATTTAGGGGTTACACCTAAATATGAGGTAGAACCAAAAGCGGATTTATATGTATATCAAAACGGTGAGGAAACAACATATGCATACGTTGTAAATTTAAACTTCTTAGATCCAAGCCCAGGAAACTACTACTATTTCATTGAAGCAGAAAGCGGTAAAGTATTAAATAAATTTAATACAATCGATCATGTGACGAATGATGATAAGTCACCAGTCAAACAAGAGGCTCCTAAGCAAGATGCAAAAGCAGTTGTAAAGCCTGTAACAGGAACAAATAAAGTAGGAACTGGTAAAGGTGTATTAGGAGATACGAAGTCGCTTAATACAACGTTATCTGGATCATCTTACTACTTACAAGATAATACACGCGGAGCAACAATTTTCACATATGATGCGAAAAACCGCTCGACATTACCAGGAACATTATGGGCAGATGCAGATAATGTTTTCAATGCAGCGTATGATGCAGCGGCAGTAGATGCTCATTACTATGCAGGTAAAACATATGATTATTATAAAGCTACATTTAATAGAAACTCTATTAATGATGCAGGAGCACCGTTAAAATCAACAGTCCATTACGGAAGCAATTATAATAATGCATTCTGGAACGGATCACAAATGGTATACGGAGATGGTGATGGTGTAACGTTCACTTCTTTATCGGGTGGTATTGATGTAATTGGTCACGAATTAACGCATGCTGTTACGGAAAATAGCTCGAATTTAATTTATCAAAATGAATCAGGCGCATTAAATGAAGCGATTTCTGATATTTTTGGTACTTTAGTAGAATTCTATGATAACCGTAACCCAGATTGGGAGATTGGTGAAGATATTTACACGCCTGGTAAAGCAGGAGATGCACTTCGTTCTATGAGTGATCCAGCGAAATATGGTGATCCAGACCATTATTCTAAGCGTTACACTGGTTCAAGTGATAACGGTGGGGTTCATACAAACAGTGGTATTATTAATAAACAAGCTTATTTATTAGCGAATGGTGGTACGCATTACGGTGTAACTGTAACTGGTATCGGTAAAGATAAGTTAGGTGCAATTTATTACCGTGCAAACACACAATATTTCACGCAATCTACTACATTTAGCCAAGCTCGTGCTGGTGCAGTACAAGCCGCAGCTGATTTATATGGTGCGACTTCTGCGGAAGTAGCAGCAGTTAAGCAATCGTTTAGTGCGGTTGGTATAAACTAA
- a CDS encoding TVP38/TMEM64 family protein: MAETIQNFLTDYYSIAIPLSILINIVISLLGVIPSIFLTAINIQLFGVTNGTIISIAGEALGAIISFYIYRIGLQKFTHDKVNKYPKVERLLYVQGKEAFLLVLSFRFIPFIPSSIVTLFAALGKMSLLSFSIASTIGKIPALLIEVYSAYHVMNGTNEAKWIVTIAGAIGLFYLWKKWRKK, from the coding sequence ATGGCTGAAACAATTCAAAACTTCTTAACAGACTATTATTCAATTGCAATTCCACTTAGTATTTTAATTAACATCGTTATTAGCCTTTTAGGTGTTATCCCTAGTATTTTTTTGACTGCTATTAACATCCAGCTCTTTGGTGTAACAAACGGAACCATTATTTCGATCGCAGGTGAGGCATTAGGGGCTATTATCTCGTTTTATATTTATCGTATAGGCCTTCAAAAGTTCACTCACGATAAAGTAAATAAGTACCCAAAGGTAGAGCGTCTTCTTTATGTACAAGGCAAAGAGGCTTTTCTACTCGTCCTATCGTTCCGGTTCATTCCTTTCATTCCATCCAGTATCGTGACTTTATTTGCAGCTCTAGGCAAAATGTCACTACTATCCTTCAGTATTGCCAGTACAATAGGTAAAATACCGGCTTTGCTAATCGAAGTATATTCTGCCTATCATGTTATGAACGGAACAAATGAAGCGAAGTGGATTGTAACAATTGCAGGCGCTATTGGATTGTTTTATTTGTGGAAAAAATGGAGAAAAAAATAA